A window from Micromonospora profundi encodes these proteins:
- the ndhC gene encoding NADH-quinone oxidoreductase subunit A has protein sequence MTGYLGSYATLGLLLLVSVLFFVTAFSANRVLRPARPADPIGKRATYECGLDPVGADWAQMQIRYYVYAYLYVLFAVEAVFLFPWAVVFDRPGFGLVTVVEMAVFVAVLALGILYAWRRNILRWT, from the coding sequence GTGACCGGTTACCTCGGCTCGTACGCGACGCTCGGTCTCCTGCTGCTCGTCAGCGTCCTGTTCTTCGTAACGGCGTTCTCGGCCAACCGAGTGTTACGTCCGGCTCGTCCCGCCGACCCGATCGGCAAGCGGGCCACCTACGAATGTGGGCTCGACCCGGTCGGCGCGGACTGGGCGCAGATGCAGATCCGCTACTACGTGTACGCCTATCTGTACGTGCTGTTCGCGGTCGAGGCGGTGTTCCTCTTCCCGTGGGCGGTGGTCTTCGACCGGCCGGGCTTCGGCCTCGTGACGGTGGTGGAGATGGCGGTGTTCGTGGCGGTGCTCGCGCTCGGCATCCTCTACGCCTGGCGTAGGAACATCCTGCGCTGGACCTGA
- a CDS encoding DUF3117 domain-containing protein, translating to MAAMKPRTGDGPLEVTKEGRGIVMRVPLEGGGRLVVEMTPDEANALGDALKAAAG from the coding sequence ATGGCGGCGATGAAGCCGCGGACGGGCGACGGTCCGCTGGAAGTCACCAAGGAGGGCCGGGGCATCGTCATGCGGGTCCCGCTGGAAGGCGGTGGCCGGCTCGTTGTCGAGATGACTCCCGACGAGGCCAACGCGCTCGGTGACGCGCTGAAGGCAGCCGCCGGCTGA
- a CDS encoding MarR family winged helix-turn-helix transcriptional regulator, translating to MSAPPLDPAEHRSGALLDHLARRMRLRSESVLAPLGLRPRHLVALTVLRDGGGTSQQALATILAMDSTNIVGLLNDLEAEHLVERRRSPEDRRRHVVDLTEDGMKRLNEAECALASAEDEVLGALDPAERKTLYELLRRAANTSSAICTETLQRDLDAC from the coding sequence ATGTCCGCCCCGCCCCTTGATCCCGCAGAGCACCGTTCGGGTGCCCTGCTGGACCATCTGGCCCGGCGGATGCGGCTGCGGTCGGAGTCGGTGCTGGCACCGTTGGGCCTGCGCCCCCGGCACCTCGTCGCGCTCACCGTGTTGCGCGACGGCGGCGGCACCAGTCAGCAGGCACTGGCCACCATCCTCGCGATGGACAGCACGAACATCGTCGGGCTGCTCAACGATCTCGAAGCCGAGCACCTGGTCGAGCGACGCCGCTCACCCGAGGACCGCCGCCGGCACGTCGTCGACCTCACCGAGGATGGGATGAAACGCCTCAACGAGGCGGAATGCGCCCTGGCGAGCGCCGAGGACGAGGTGCTGGGAGCACTGGATCCCGCCGAGCGGAAGACGCTCTACGAGTTGCTCCGGCGAGCCGCCAACACCTCGTCGGCCATCTGCACCGAAACGCTCCAGAGAGACCTCGACGCCTGCTGA
- a CDS encoding DNA-3-methyladenine glycosylase I translates to MTDLLIGADGLARCAWGASTPDYAVYHDTEWGRPLHGDDALYERMTLEAFQSGLSWLTILRKRPAFRLAFDEFRIPTVAEYGDGDVTRLLADAGIVRNRAKIEAAIANARAALELPDGLSALLWSFAPPPRPSRPASFAGVPPITPESTAMAKALKKRGFRFVGPTTAYALMQATGMVDDHIVGCHVPPATAS, encoded by the coding sequence GTGACTGACCTGCTGATCGGTGCCGACGGGCTGGCCCGCTGCGCCTGGGGGGCCAGCACCCCCGACTACGCCGTCTACCACGACACCGAGTGGGGACGGCCGCTGCACGGCGACGACGCGCTCTACGAGCGGATGACGCTTGAGGCGTTCCAGTCCGGCCTGTCCTGGCTGACCATCCTGCGCAAGCGTCCGGCGTTCCGGCTCGCCTTCGACGAGTTCCGGATCCCGACCGTCGCGGAGTACGGCGACGGCGACGTGACGCGGCTGCTCGCCGACGCCGGCATCGTCCGCAACCGGGCCAAGATCGAAGCGGCGATCGCCAACGCCCGCGCCGCGCTGGAGTTGCCCGACGGGCTGTCCGCGCTGCTCTGGTCCTTCGCGCCGCCGCCCCGGCCGAGCCGCCCTGCCTCGTTCGCCGGGGTGCCGCCGATCACCCCCGAGTCGACGGCAATGGCCAAGGCGCTCAAGAAGCGCGGCTTCCGGTTCGTCGGGCCGACCACCGCGTACGCGCTCATGCAGGCAACGGGGATGGTCGACGATCACATCGTCGGCTGTCACGTCCCGCCCGCGACGGCGTCGTGA
- a CDS encoding DivIVA domain-containing protein has protein sequence MGQLLLLLVVALTVAAVVFGVTVLISGRDPGLVPAEPDSQAVPLPGTRPLRESDVGAVRFDTALRGYRMAQVDQALRRAAYDIGYKSELIGVLESEVIALREGRTDDADVLRQAREQAAAAVPGAADAGVEVPPAGSTDASPLPDATSSPDATSSPADADGAAPAAGVTPANDVSPSNDMTRTDDVTPPNDVTRTGDATPGDDAAPAGNAAPADGEPADVDAADSAAQRGPAVRSESA, from the coding sequence ATGGGTCAGCTTCTGCTCCTCCTGGTTGTCGCGTTGACCGTCGCGGCGGTGGTGTTCGGCGTGACGGTGCTGATCAGCGGCCGCGATCCCGGCCTGGTGCCGGCCGAGCCGGATTCGCAGGCCGTGCCCCTGCCGGGCACCCGGCCGCTGCGCGAATCCGATGTGGGTGCGGTTCGCTTCGACACCGCGCTGCGGGGGTATCGAATGGCCCAGGTCGATCAGGCGCTGCGCCGTGCCGCCTACGACATCGGCTACAAGTCGGAGCTGATCGGCGTACTGGAGTCGGAGGTCATCGCGTTGCGTGAGGGGCGCACCGACGACGCGGACGTGCTGCGCCAGGCCCGCGAGCAGGCCGCCGCGGCGGTGCCGGGCGCTGCCGACGCGGGCGTCGAAGTGCCGCCGGCCGGCTCGACCGACGCGAGCCCGTTGCCGGATGCCACCTCCTCGCCGGACGCCACCTCCTCGCCGGCGGACGCCGACGGCGCGGCCCCGGCCGCCGGTGTGACCCCGGCCAACGACGTGTCCCCGTCGAACGACATGACCCGGACCGACGACGTGACCCCGCCGAACGACGTGACCCGGACCGGCGACGCGACCCCGGGCGACGACGCGGCACCGGCCGGCAACGCCGCACCAGCCGACGGTGAGCCGGCTGACGTCGACGCGGCCGACAGTGCCGCACAGCGCGGGCCGGCGGTCCGGTCGGAGTCGGCGTGA
- a CDS encoding 2-oxoacid:ferredoxin oxidoreductase subunit beta: MSEPVALKLTAKDFKSDQEVRWCPGCGDYAILAAIQQFMPELNIPRERTVFVSGIGCSSRFPYYMNTYGMHSIHGRAPAIATGLSVSRPDLSVWVVTGDGDALSIGGNHLIHALRRNVNLKILLFNNRIYGLTKGQYSPTSEVGKITKSTPAGSADAPFNPLSLALGAEASFVGRTIDSDRKHLQSVLRAAAEHEGSAFVEIYQNCNIFNDGAFDQLKDPSTRDDYLIRLEHGQPITFGADGRFCVVHPPGAFGLEVRETSSVRPEEIVVHDATVTDPAYAFALSRLPALDLRNTPIGVFRSVARPSYDSVVQDQLAAAKAKVTETPEQQLAGLLGSGDTWTIV; this comes from the coding sequence ATGTCTGAGCCCGTCGCCCTCAAGCTCACCGCGAAGGACTTCAAGTCCGACCAGGAGGTGCGCTGGTGCCCCGGCTGCGGTGACTACGCGATCCTGGCGGCCATCCAGCAGTTCATGCCGGAACTGAACATCCCCCGGGAGCGGACCGTCTTCGTCTCCGGTATCGGCTGCTCGTCGCGCTTCCCGTACTACATGAACACGTACGGGATGCACTCGATCCACGGCCGCGCGCCGGCGATCGCGACCGGCCTGTCGGTGTCCCGTCCGGACCTGTCGGTCTGGGTGGTCACCGGCGACGGCGACGCGCTCTCCATCGGCGGCAACCACCTGATCCACGCGCTGCGGCGCAACGTCAACCTCAAGATCCTGCTGTTCAACAACCGGATCTACGGTCTGACGAAGGGTCAGTACTCGCCCACCTCCGAGGTCGGCAAGATCACCAAGTCGACCCCTGCCGGTTCGGCGGACGCCCCGTTCAACCCGCTCTCGCTCGCCCTCGGCGCGGAGGCCAGCTTCGTGGGTCGGACCATCGACTCCGACCGCAAGCACCTGCAGTCGGTGCTGCGGGCCGCCGCCGAGCACGAGGGTTCGGCCTTCGTGGAGATCTACCAGAACTGCAACATCTTCAACGATGGCGCGTTCGACCAGCTCAAGGACCCCTCCACCCGGGACGACTACCTGATCCGCCTGGAGCACGGGCAGCCGATCACGTTCGGCGCCGACGGGCGGTTCTGCGTGGTGCACCCGCCGGGCGCTTTCGGCCTGGAGGTCCGGGAGACCAGCTCGGTCCGCCCGGAGGAGATCGTCGTGCACGACGCGACGGTCACCGACCCGGCGTACGCCTTCGCCCTGTCCCGGCTGCCCGCTCTGGACCTGCGCAACACCCCGATCGGTGTGTTCCGTTCCGTGGCCCGGCCGTCCTACGACAGCGTCGTGCAGGACCAGTTGGCAGCCGCGAAGGCGAAGGTCACCGAGACTCCCGAGCAGCAGCTCGCCGGCCTGCTGGGCAGCGGCGACACCTGGACGATCGTCTGA
- the folP gene encoding dihydropteroate synthase → MAGALRLGGRTFRPGELVVMAIVNRTPDSFYDRGATFAADSALRAVERAVHEGAEIIDIGGVKAGPGAEVDVAEEIRRTVDTIAAVRAAFPEVVISIDTWRAEVATEAVAAGADLLNDTWSGADPALARVAAATGAGLVCSHAGGLVPRTRPHRAAFDDVVADVVATVTGLADSAVAAGVRPDGILIDPAHDFGKNTRHSLEITRRLGELTDTGWPVLVALSNKDFIGETLDLPVAERLEGTLAATALSAWLGARVFRAHQVGPTRRVLDMVASIRGDRPPTATRRGLA, encoded by the coding sequence ATGGCCGGGGCACTTCGGCTGGGCGGGCGGACGTTCAGGCCCGGTGAGCTGGTCGTGATGGCCATCGTCAACCGCACTCCCGACTCGTTCTACGACCGTGGCGCCACGTTCGCCGCCGACAGCGCGTTGCGTGCGGTCGAGCGGGCGGTGCACGAAGGTGCGGAGATCATCGACATCGGTGGAGTGAAGGCCGGCCCCGGTGCCGAGGTGGACGTCGCCGAGGAGATCCGACGCACGGTGGACACCATCGCCGCCGTACGGGCCGCGTTCCCGGAGGTGGTGATCTCCATCGACACCTGGCGTGCCGAGGTGGCGACGGAGGCTGTCGCGGCCGGCGCGGACCTGCTCAACGACACCTGGTCGGGTGCCGACCCGGCGCTGGCCCGGGTGGCGGCGGCCACCGGCGCCGGGCTGGTCTGTTCGCACGCCGGAGGGCTGGTCCCCCGGACCCGGCCGCACCGGGCCGCGTTCGACGACGTCGTGGCCGACGTGGTCGCGACGGTGACCGGGCTCGCCGACAGTGCGGTGGCCGCAGGGGTACGCCCCGACGGCATCCTCATCGACCCGGCCCACGACTTCGGCAAGAACACCAGGCACTCCCTGGAGATCACCCGTCGGCTCGGCGAGTTGACAGATACCGGCTGGCCGGTGCTCGTGGCGCTCTCCAACAAGGACTTCATCGGCGAGACGTTGGACCTGCCGGTGGCCGAGCGGTTGGAGGGCACGCTCGCCGCCACGGCGCTCTCCGCCTGGCTGGGTGCCCGTGTGTTCCGGGCCCACCAGGTCGGCCCGACCCGCCGGGTGCTGGACATGGTGGCGTCGATTCGTGGCGACCGGCCACCCACGGCGACCCGCCGGGGCCTGGCCTGA
- a CDS encoding 2-oxoacid:acceptor oxidoreductase subunit alpha, whose product MTKQIRQLDRVVIRFAGDSGDGMQLTGDRFTSETAQLGNDISTLPNFPAEIRAPAGTLPGVSSFQVHFADYDILTPGDAPNVLVAMNPAALKANLADLPRGADIIVNTDEFTKRNLAKVGYQSSPLDDDSLAGYVVHPVALTSMTVGALADLAVPKKDAERSKNMFALGLLSWMYSRPYESTMRFLERKFASRPELVAANVAAFRAGWNFGETTEDFAVRYEVKPAKMQPGTYRNITGNAALSLGLVAAGVRSGLPVFLGAYPITPASDILHELSKHKRFGVLTMQAEDEIAAVGAALGASYGGSLGVTTTSGPGVALKSETISLAVALELPLVIVDVQRAGPSTGMPTKTEQADLNMALYGRHGEAPVAVIAPRSPSDCFFAALEAARIALTYRTPVILLSDNYVANGSEPWLLPDVESLPDLRVEFATKPNGDDGTTFLPYLRDPETLARPWAIPGTAGLEHRIGGLEKADKTGDISYDPANHDFMVRTRAARIETIPVPDIEVEDPDGDARVLVLGWGSTYGPIGAACRGVRQRGLSIAQAHLRHLAPMPANLGEVLRSYDRVVIPEMNLGQLAHVIRARYLVDAISYNQVRGLPFTANELETTLEEVLKNV is encoded by the coding sequence GTGACCAAGCAGATCCGTCAACTCGACCGGGTGGTCATCCGGTTCGCCGGTGACTCGGGCGACGGCATGCAGTTGACCGGCGACCGGTTCACCTCCGAAACGGCGCAGCTGGGCAACGACATATCCACGCTGCCCAACTTCCCCGCCGAGATCCGGGCACCCGCCGGCACCCTGCCCGGCGTGTCCAGCTTCCAGGTGCACTTCGCCGACTACGACATCCTCACCCCGGGTGACGCGCCGAACGTGCTGGTGGCGATGAACCCGGCGGCGCTCAAGGCCAACCTGGCCGACCTGCCGCGCGGCGCGGACATCATCGTCAACACCGACGAGTTCACCAAGCGCAACCTGGCCAAGGTCGGCTACCAGAGCAGCCCGCTCGACGACGACTCGCTGGCCGGCTACGTCGTGCACCCGGTGGCGCTGACCTCCATGACCGTCGGCGCGCTCGCCGACCTGGCGGTGCCCAAGAAGGACGCCGAGCGGTCGAAGAACATGTTCGCCCTCGGCCTGCTCTCCTGGATGTACTCCCGGCCCTACGAGTCGACGATGCGCTTCCTGGAGCGCAAGTTCGCGTCCCGGCCCGAACTGGTCGCCGCGAACGTGGCCGCGTTCCGGGCCGGCTGGAACTTCGGCGAGACCACCGAGGACTTCGCGGTCCGCTACGAAGTCAAGCCGGCGAAGATGCAGCCGGGCACCTACCGCAACATCACCGGCAACGCCGCGCTCTCGCTGGGTCTGGTCGCCGCCGGGGTCCGCTCCGGGCTGCCCGTCTTCCTCGGCGCGTACCCGATCACGCCGGCGTCGGACATCCTGCACGAGCTGAGCAAGCACAAGCGCTTCGGCGTGCTCACCATGCAGGCCGAGGACGAGATCGCCGCGGTCGGGGCGGCGCTGGGCGCGTCGTACGGTGGGTCGCTCGGCGTGACCACCACCAGCGGCCCGGGTGTGGCGCTCAAGAGCGAGACGATCTCCCTGGCCGTGGCCCTGGAGCTGCCGCTGGTGATCGTGGACGTGCAGCGCGCCGGCCCGTCGACAGGTATGCCCACCAAGACCGAGCAGGCCGACCTCAACATGGCGCTGTACGGCCGGCACGGCGAGGCACCCGTCGCGGTGATCGCGCCCCGGTCACCGTCGGACTGCTTCTTCGCCGCGCTGGAGGCGGCACGGATCGCGCTCACCTACCGCACCCCGGTGATCCTGCTGTCGGACAACTACGTCGCCAACGGCTCGGAGCCGTGGCTGCTGCCCGACGTGGAGTCGCTGCCCGACCTGCGGGTCGAGTTCGCCACAAAGCCCAACGGCGACGACGGCACCACCTTCCTGCCCTACCTGCGTGACCCGGAGACCCTGGCCCGGCCGTGGGCCATTCCCGGCACGGCGGGGCTGGAGCACCGGATCGGCGGTCTGGAGAAGGCCGACAAGACCGGCGACATCTCGTACGACCCGGCGAACCACGACTTCATGGTGCGTACCCGGGCGGCCCGGATCGAGACGATCCCGGTGCCGGACATCGAGGTGGAGGACCCGGACGGCGACGCCCGGGTGCTGGTGCTCGGCTGGGGCTCGACGTACGGGCCGATCGGGGCGGCGTGCCGTGGCGTCCGCCAGCGCGGCCTGTCCATCGCCCAGGCGCACCTGCGGCACCTGGCTCCGATGCCTGCCAACCTCGGCGAGGTGCTGCGCTCCTACGACCGGGTGGTCATCCCGGAGATGAACCTGGGCCAGCTCGCCCACGTCATCCGGGCCCGCTACCTGGTCGACGCCATCAGCTACAACCAGGTCCGCGGCCTGCCGTTCACGGCCAACGAGCTGGAGACGACGCTGGAAGAGGTCCTGAAGAATGTCTGA
- a CDS encoding SRPBCC family protein: protein MTDPQGASDLGDVAQPGAGEVTATVIVDAPAERVFAALLAWERQSDWIPFTRVRVVEGDGREGSRIEAVTALGPAVLRDEMRVVRVDEPYEIGVVHCGQLLRGPGVLRCTQLDRARTQVVWHEWFHLPGGRAGRLAWPVLWPGSKVGLTQALKRFGRLVEQGRLP, encoded by the coding sequence GTGACCGACCCGCAGGGCGCCAGCGATCTCGGGGACGTCGCTCAACCCGGTGCCGGCGAGGTGACCGCCACCGTGATCGTCGACGCACCTGCGGAGCGGGTCTTCGCCGCGTTGCTCGCCTGGGAACGACAGTCCGACTGGATTCCGTTCACCCGCGTACGGGTGGTCGAGGGCGACGGGCGGGAGGGCAGCCGGATCGAGGCGGTCACCGCCCTCGGCCCGGCCGTGCTGCGCGACGAGATGCGGGTCGTCCGGGTCGACGAGCCGTACGAGATCGGTGTGGTGCACTGCGGCCAACTGCTGCGGGGTCCCGGCGTGCTGCGCTGCACCCAGCTGGATCGGGCGCGTACCCAGGTGGTCTGGCACGAGTGGTTCCACCTGCCCGGCGGCCGGGCCGGCCGGCTGGCCTGGCCGGTGCTCTGGCCCGGCTCCAAGGTCGGCCTCACGCAGGCGCTGAAGAGGTTCGGCAGGCTTGTCGAGCAGGGCCGGCTGCCCTGA
- a CDS encoding PaaX family transcriptional regulator, with amino-acid sequence MQARSALFDLYGDHLRPRGGRAPVAALVKLLAPLGIAPPAVRTAVSRMVRQGWLDPLRLASGPGYSITPKAARRLDEAAARIYRTGRVTWDGRFDLLVLEAPGSRRDRQRLASNLSFLGYGTLDEQTWVATRPAEDVDLLLAEAGIRFERFTAAHFAGTPGAMGVVRRAWNLAEIGQAYEQFVADQRPLLATVTVRSSDEEAYAARFRLVHAWRTFLFRDPQLPPALLPERWPGTAAASFFDRHAARLRPAADRYVEQCLDASSRIVRQKGR; translated from the coding sequence ATGCAGGCACGGTCGGCACTCTTCGACCTGTACGGCGACCACCTCCGACCGAGAGGTGGCCGCGCACCCGTTGCCGCCCTGGTCAAGCTACTGGCACCGTTGGGAATCGCGCCGCCCGCCGTTCGCACCGCCGTGTCCCGGATGGTGCGTCAAGGCTGGCTCGACCCGCTCCGGCTGGCCTCCGGACCGGGATATTCGATCACACCAAAAGCTGCTCGGCGACTCGACGAGGCGGCGGCCCGGATCTACCGGACGGGCCGGGTCACCTGGGACGGGCGATTCGATCTGCTCGTCCTGGAGGCCCCGGGCTCCCGGCGGGACCGGCAGCGCCTCGCCTCGAACCTCAGCTTCCTCGGCTACGGCACCCTCGACGAGCAGACCTGGGTGGCCACCCGGCCCGCCGAGGACGTCGACCTGCTGCTCGCCGAGGCGGGCATCCGGTTCGAGCGGTTCACCGCCGCACACTTCGCCGGCACCCCTGGGGCGATGGGTGTGGTCCGCCGCGCCTGGAACCTTGCGGAGATCGGCCAGGCCTACGAACAGTTCGTCGCCGACCAACGCCCCCTGCTCGCCACTGTCACCGTGCGCAGCAGCGACGAGGAGGCGTACGCGGCCCGGTTCCGGCTCGTGCACGCGTGGCGTACCTTCCTGTTCCGGGACCCGCAGCTGCCGCCGGCGCTGCTGCCCGAGCGTTGGCCCGGCACCGCCGCGGCCAGCTTCTTCGACCGGCACGCGGCACGCCTGCGTCCGGCCGCCGACCGGTACGTCGAGCAGTGCCTCGACGCCAGCAGCCGCATCGTCCGACAGAAGGGTCGTTAG
- a CDS encoding enoyl-CoA hydratase/isomerase family protein — MTEPLLVDRTDAVVTLTLNRPHAMNALDLALKEALRDTLAELETDRSCRAVVLTGAGGAFSAGQDLREHVATLDNSSAPPLDTVRAHYNPIAARLANLPKPVVAAVRGMAAGAGASLAFLADIRVGGPGTSFLMAFAKVGLAADTGASWTLPRLVGHAKAVELLMLAEPVRAEEACRLGLITRLTDDDEQVLPAAQELATRLAAGPTVAYGAIKRQLSIADAGTLADALAAEAQAQAICGATADHRAATEAFVAKQKPVFEGR; from the coding sequence GTGACCGAGCCGTTGCTCGTCGACCGGACCGACGCCGTCGTCACCCTCACCCTGAACCGGCCGCACGCGATGAACGCGCTGGACCTGGCGCTCAAGGAGGCGCTGCGGGACACGCTTGCCGAGTTGGAGACCGACAGGTCCTGCCGGGCGGTCGTGCTGACCGGGGCGGGTGGGGCGTTCAGCGCCGGCCAGGACCTGCGCGAGCACGTGGCGACGCTGGACAACTCGTCCGCCCCGCCGCTGGACACGGTTCGGGCGCACTACAACCCGATCGCCGCCCGGCTGGCCAACCTGCCCAAGCCGGTCGTGGCAGCGGTCCGTGGGATGGCCGCCGGTGCGGGCGCGTCGCTGGCCTTCCTCGCCGACATCCGGGTCGGCGGGCCGGGTACCAGCTTCCTGATGGCCTTCGCCAAGGTCGGTCTCGCCGCCGACACCGGAGCGTCCTGGACGCTGCCCCGGCTGGTCGGCCACGCCAAGGCCGTGGAGCTGCTGATGCTGGCCGAGCCGGTCCGTGCCGAGGAGGCCTGCCGGCTGGGGCTGATCACCCGGCTGACGGACGACGACGAGCAGGTGCTGCCGGCCGCGCAGGAGCTGGCCACACGGCTCGCCGCCGGCCCCACAGTCGCGTACGGGGCGATCAAGCGGCAGCTCTCCATCGCCGACGCCGGCACCCTCGCCGACGCCCTGGCGGCGGAGGCGCAGGCGCAGGCGATCTGCGGCGCCACTGCGGACCACAGGGCGGCCACCGAGGCGTTCGTGGCCAAGCAGAAGCCGGTCTTCGAGGGCCGCTGA
- a CDS encoding FMN-dependent NADH-azoreductase — MHLLHIDSSIQGERSISRRLTARAAAVWRAAHPDGTLTYRDIGAEPLPHLDPVAFQAQTTPPDQHTPAQREIWEISQRLVDEVKQADVVLLGLPLYNYGAPSSVKAWVDHLTVAGLSYDLATGQSLLGDHDFIVLASRGGGYGEGTPRNGWDHAEPWLPHGLSLTGMKPRFITTELCLAPVVPALAELIPLHEASLAAAEKEIDNLWAPASAQR, encoded by the coding sequence ATGCATCTGTTGCATATCGATTCGAGCATTCAGGGTGAACGCTCGATCAGCCGGCGGCTCACCGCCCGTGCCGCCGCCGTCTGGCGTGCGGCTCACCCGGACGGAACGCTGACCTACCGCGATATTGGGGCCGAGCCGCTGCCACACCTGGACCCGGTGGCCTTCCAGGCCCAGACCACGCCGCCGGACCAGCACACCCCGGCGCAGCGCGAAATCTGGGAGATCAGCCAGCGACTTGTCGACGAGGTGAAGCAGGCCGACGTCGTGCTGCTCGGGCTGCCGCTCTACAACTACGGCGCACCAAGCAGCGTCAAGGCATGGGTCGACCACTTGACCGTGGCCGGCCTGTCCTACGACCTGGCGACCGGGCAGAGCCTGCTCGGCGACCACGATTTCATCGTGCTGGCCAGCCGGGGCGGCGGCTACGGCGAGGGCACCCCGCGCAACGGTTGGGACCACGCCGAGCCCTGGCTCCCGCACGGCCTGTCCCTGACCGGCATGAAGCCGCGCTTCATCACCACCGAGCTGTGCCTGGCCCCCGTGGTCCCCGCCTTGGCCGAGCTGATCCCGCTGCACGAGGCGAGCCTCGCGGCGGCCGAGAAGGAGATCGACAACCTCTGGGCGCCCGCCTCCGCCCAGCGCTGA
- a CDS encoding leucyl aminopeptidase family protein produces the protein MLDICPIAEPDRLDVLVLPVRPSDEAPGGDASATPAPTAVAPPDGTAEEAAALVPAARLSGRAGEIRTQLRPGRSPGRLFLLGIGDGSESAWRSAGAALARSASDETHITIALPTDSGPEAVRGLTEGLLLASYRFRLAQTDNAPALSSVDLLVADPTAHEATVATARTTAAMTRLARDLTNTPSSQKTPQWFADQVISATADLPDLRLRVRGPDELAAEGFGGILAVGGGSASAPRLLELDWHPADARTHVVLIGKGITFDTGGISIKPVPAMKLMRKDMAGAAAVVAATLGAAALRLPVRVTTLTPLAENMLSGSAFRPGDVIRHYGGTTSETTNSDAEGRLVLADALAYAVRQLKPDLLIDLATLTGANAVALGKRTAALYSENDALAADVLAAVEAAGEAAWRMPLNNDYVEYLGSEIADLYSAPTQGAGSVLAALYLREFAGEMRDRWLHLDMSAPSWADGDHAELTRGATGWGVRSLLRWLASID, from the coding sequence GTGCTCGACATCTGCCCGATCGCCGAGCCCGACCGGCTCGACGTCCTCGTCCTGCCCGTCCGCCCCTCCGATGAGGCACCGGGCGGCGATGCCTCGGCGACACCGGCGCCCACCGCCGTGGCGCCTCCGGACGGCACCGCCGAGGAGGCCGCCGCGCTGGTGCCGGCCGCCCGGCTCAGTGGCCGGGCCGGCGAGATCCGCACCCAGTTGCGTCCGGGTCGCAGCCCTGGCCGACTGTTCCTGCTCGGAATCGGTGACGGCAGCGAGTCGGCGTGGCGGTCCGCGGGTGCGGCACTGGCCCGGTCCGCCTCAGATGAGACACACATCACTATCGCGCTGCCGACCGACAGTGGCCCCGAAGCGGTTCGCGGGCTGACCGAGGGCCTGCTGCTCGCCTCGTACCGGTTCCGGCTCGCCCAGACCGACAACGCGCCCGCGCTCAGCTCTGTCGACCTGCTGGTCGCCGACCCGACCGCCCACGAGGCCACCGTCGCCACGGCCCGGACCACCGCCGCCATGACGCGCCTCGCCCGCGACCTCACCAACACCCCCTCGTCGCAGAAGACCCCGCAGTGGTTCGCCGACCAAGTGATCTCCGCCACAGCTGATCTGCCCGACCTTCGCCTCCGGGTCCGTGGCCCGGACGAGCTGGCAGCCGAGGGCTTCGGCGGGATCCTCGCAGTGGGCGGCGGCTCGGCCAGCGCTCCGCGACTGCTCGAGTTGGACTGGCACCCGGCCGACGCGCGTACCCACGTGGTGTTGATCGGCAAGGGCATCACGTTCGACACCGGCGGCATCTCGATCAAGCCGGTTCCGGCGATGAAACTGATGCGCAAGGACATGGCCGGCGCTGCCGCCGTCGTCGCGGCCACCCTCGGCGCTGCGGCGCTGCGTCTTCCGGTCCGGGTCACCACGCTGACCCCGCTCGCCGAGAACATGCTCAGCGGCTCCGCGTTCCGCCCGGGCGACGTCATCCGGCACTACGGCGGCACGACAAGCGAGACGACCAACTCCGACGCCGAGGGCCGCCTGGTCCTCGCCGACGCGCTGGCGTACGCGGTGCGGCAGCTCAAGCCCGACCTGCTGATCGACCTGGCCACCCTCACCGGTGCCAACGCCGTCGCGCTGGGCAAGCGCACCGCCGCCCTGTACAGCGAGAACGACGCCCTGGCCGCCGATGTCCTCGCCGCGGTCGAGGCCGCCGGCGAGGCGGCCTGGCGGATGCCGCTGAACAACGACTACGTCGAGTACCTGGGCAGCGAGATCGCGGACCTCTACAGCGCGCCCACCCAGGGCGCCGGATCGGTGCTCGCCGCGCTCTACCTGCGGGAGTTCGCAGGCGAGATGCGGGACCGCTGGCTGCACCTGGACATGTCGGCACCGTCCTGGGCCGACGGCGACCACGCGG